In one window of Rhodanobacter sp. FDAARGOS 1247 DNA:
- a CDS encoding 2OG-Fe(II) oxygenase, whose translation MSAAVLLDPARLDRPDTTVQHDPFPFMVAHGQLPDEVRSDLDRDFPKYASAGFFPYDPADCGPSVNALIRDMTAPDFASAIGRRLGIDDLGRYPTLVTLCRLLNKRHGTIHTDSRSKIATALIYLNPQWPDTSEGCLRFLHRIDDIDSVIAPELTPLYGEFAVFKRCDNSFHGHLPYEGERRVIQVAWLTSEEEKLRKTRRGKFSRTFKKIFGSLDRKLGAGRDRNASHRD comes from the coding sequence ATGAGTGCTGCCGTCCTGCTCGATCCCGCTCGTCTCGATCGCCCGGATACCACGGTGCAGCACGATCCCTTTCCGTTCATGGTGGCGCACGGCCAGTTGCCGGACGAAGTGCGCAGCGACCTGGACCGCGATTTCCCCAAATACGCCAGCGCCGGCTTTTTCCCTTACGACCCGGCCGACTGCGGACCGAGCGTCAACGCCCTGATCCGGGACATGACCGCACCGGACTTCGCCAGCGCCATCGGCCGGCGCCTGGGCATCGATGATCTCGGGCGTTATCCCACGCTGGTCACCTTGTGCCGGCTGCTCAACAAGCGCCACGGCACCATCCATACCGACAGCCGGTCCAAGATCGCCACCGCGCTGATCTACCTCAACCCCCAGTGGCCCGACACCAGCGAAGGCTGCCTGCGCTTCCTGCATCGCATCGATGACATCGACAGCGTGATCGCTCCGGAGCTGACGCCGCTCTATGGCGAGTTCGCCGTCTTCAAGCGCTGCGACAACTCCTTCCACGGGCACCTGCCCTATGAAGGCGAACGACGCGTGATCCAGGTCGCGTGGCTGACCAGCGAGGAGGAGAAACTGCGCAAGACCAGGCGTGGCAAGTTCTCGCGCACCTTCAAGAAGATCTTCGGCAGCCTGGACAGGAAGCTCGGCGCGGGCCGGGATCGCAACGCCTCGCATCGCGACTGA
- the ykgO gene encoding type B 50S ribosomal protein L36, with amino-acid sequence MKVLNSLKSAKARHRDCKVVRRRGKVFVICKSNPRFKARQR; translated from the coding sequence GTGAAGGTGCTTAACTCTTTGAAGTCCGCCAAGGCGCGGCATCGCGACTGCAAGGTTGTTCGCCGTCGCGGCAAGGTGTTCGTGATCTGCAAGAGCAACCCCCGTTTCAAGGCTCGTCAGCGCTGA
- a CDS encoding prolipoprotein diacylglyceryl transferase has protein sequence MSPVALHTMFEALAYAIGFRTFLWTRRRLAPTAFRHEDHMVWVAVGAIVGAALGAKLSFWLDDPLTAFADFPELHHLLEGKSIIGALLGGLVGVELAKNIAGVDNSTGDAFVLPLTLGMCIGRIGCFLAGLGDHTYGLPTALPWGVDFGDGLPRHPTQLYEIAFLLVQYVLLHWRREALTRPGDRFRAFMIGYLLFRLLVEFIKPVFYTYPGGLSGLQWLCVAGLVYYARDIPRILRALFARGSGAWEPR, from the coding sequence ATGTCGCCCGTCGCGCTGCACACGATGTTCGAGGCACTGGCTTACGCGATCGGCTTTCGCACCTTCCTGTGGACGCGGCGTCGACTGGCGCCCACGGCATTCCGGCATGAGGACCACATGGTCTGGGTGGCGGTGGGTGCGATCGTCGGCGCCGCGCTGGGCGCCAAGCTGTCGTTCTGGCTGGACGACCCGCTGACCGCGTTCGCCGACTTCCCCGAGTTGCACCACCTGCTGGAAGGCAAGTCGATCATCGGCGCCCTGCTCGGCGGCCTTGTCGGCGTGGAGCTGGCCAAGAACATCGCTGGAGTCGACAACTCCACCGGTGACGCCTTCGTGCTGCCGCTGACCCTGGGCATGTGCATCGGCCGGATCGGCTGCTTCCTGGCTGGCCTCGGCGACCACACGTATGGCTTACCGACTGCGTTGCCGTGGGGCGTGGACTTCGGTGATGGCCTGCCACGCCATCCCACCCAGCTCTACGAGATCGCCTTCCTGCTGGTCCAGTACGTGCTGCTGCACTGGCGTCGAGAGGCTCTGACCCGGCCGGGTGACCGCTTCCGTGCCTTCATGATCGGCTACCTGCTGTTCCGCCTGCTGGTCGAGTTCATCAAGCCGGTGTTCTACACCTATCCCGGGGGGCTGTCCGGGCTGCAATGGCTGTGCGTGGCCGGGCTGGTTTACTACGCCCGCGACATTCCACGTATCCTGCGGGCGTTGTTCGCCAGGGGAAGCGGTGCATGGGAGCCAAGGTAA
- the carA gene encoding glutamine-hydrolyzing carbamoyl-phosphate synthase small subunit, which translates to MPIPALLALEDGSVFHGHAVGATGETVGEVVFNTAMTGYQEILTDPSYSRQIVTLTYPHIGNTGINAEDVESTAVHAAGLIVRDVPRRASSWRSTESLPDYLKRHGTVAIAGIDTRRLTRILRDKGALAGCIMAGEQVDADAALARARAFPGLNGMDLAKVVSTAKAYVWNQGVYDLDRAAFNQPAARFKVVAYDFGSKLNILRLLAEQGCEVTVVPAQTPAAEVLAMKPDGVFLSNGPGDPAACDYAIVATRALLDAKIPLFGICLGHQLMGLALGGRTVKMKFGHHGANHPVKDHDDGRVLITSQNHGFAVDPATLPANVRVTHTSLFDGSLQGFALTDRPAFCFQGHPEASPGPLDVGYLFQRFATLMQEARTHA; encoded by the coding sequence ATGCCTATTCCTGCCCTGCTGGCCCTCGAAGACGGCAGCGTGTTCCATGGCCACGCTGTCGGAGCAACCGGCGAAACCGTTGGCGAAGTGGTTTTCAACACCGCCATGACCGGTTACCAGGAGATCCTCACCGATCCCTCGTACTCCCGCCAGATCGTCACGCTGACCTATCCCCACATCGGCAATACCGGCATCAATGCCGAAGACGTGGAATCCACCGCGGTGCACGCCGCCGGCCTGATCGTGCGCGACGTGCCGCGCCGGGCCAGCAGCTGGCGCAGCACCGAAAGCCTGCCCGATTACCTGAAGCGCCATGGCACGGTCGCCATCGCCGGCATCGATACCCGCCGGCTGACCCGCATCCTGCGCGACAAGGGCGCGCTGGCCGGTTGCATCATGGCGGGCGAGCAGGTCGACGCCGATGCAGCGCTGGCCAGGGCGCGCGCATTCCCCGGCCTGAACGGCATGGATCTGGCCAAGGTGGTCAGCACCGCCAAGGCGTATGTGTGGAATCAGGGCGTGTACGACCTCGATCGCGCTGCGTTCAACCAGCCAGCGGCGCGCTTCAAGGTGGTCGCTTACGACTTTGGCAGCAAGCTCAACATCCTGCGCCTGCTCGCCGAACAGGGCTGCGAGGTCACCGTGGTGCCGGCGCAGACGCCTGCCGCCGAGGTGCTGGCGATGAAGCCCGATGGCGTGTTCCTGTCCAACGGCCCCGGCGATCCGGCGGCCTGCGATTACGCCATCGTGGCAACCCGCGCCTTGCTCGATGCAAAGATCCCGCTGTTCGGCATCTGCCTCGGTCATCAGCTGATGGGCCTGGCGCTGGGCGGCAGGACGGTGAAGATGAAGTTCGGGCACCACGGTGCCAACCACCCGGTCAAGGATCACGACGACGGCCGCGTGCTGATCACCTCGCAGAACCACGGTTTCGCGGTCGATCCGGCCACGCTGCCGGCCAATGTGCGGGTCACCCATACCTCGCTGTTCGACGGTTCGCTGCAGGGCTTCGCGCTGACCGACCGTCCCGCGTTCTGCTTCCAGGGTCATCCCGAAGCGAGTCCCGGGCCGCTCGATGTCGGCTATCTGTTCCAACGTTTCGCCACCCTGATGCAGGAGGCCCGCACGCATGCCTAA
- the greA gene encoding transcription elongation factor GreA, with amino-acid sequence MSRPPITKSGSERLRGELDRLKSVDRPRIIAAIAEARAHGDLKENAEYHAARELQSFTEGRIAQLEALLSNAEVIDVAKLNPGKRVVFGAIVDLEDEDSGVAVTYQIVGDLEADIKQSLIAVSSPIARALIGKHEGDSFEFTAPNGVKHYEITGVRYE; translated from the coding sequence ATGAGTCGTCCCCCCATCACCAAGAGCGGTTCGGAACGTCTGCGTGGCGAACTTGACCGGCTGAAGTCGGTCGATCGCCCGCGCATCATCGCGGCGATTGCCGAGGCCCGCGCGCATGGCGATCTGAAGGAAAACGCCGAGTATCACGCGGCGCGCGAGCTGCAGAGCTTCACCGAGGGGCGCATCGCCCAGCTGGAAGCCCTGTTGTCGAACGCCGAAGTGATCGACGTGGCGAAGTTGAACCCCGGCAAGCGGGTCGTCTTCGGCGCGATCGTGGATCTCGAGGACGAAGACAGCGGCGTGGCGGTGACCTACCAGATCGTGGGTGACCTGGAAGCCGACATCAAGCAGAGCCTGATTGCCGTGTCATCGCCGATCGCGCGGGCATTGATCGGCAAGCATGAAGGCGACAGCTTCGAATTCACCGCGCCGAACGGCGTCAAGCATTACGAAATCACCGGCGTGCGGTACGAATAG
- the carB gene encoding carbamoyl-phosphate synthase large subunit encodes MPKRTDIKSVLIIGAGPIVIGQACEFDYSGAQACKALKEEGYRVILVNSNPATIMTDPETADAVYIEPINWQTVERIIAKERPDAVLPTMGGQTGLNCALDLADNGVLEKYNVELIGAKREAIRMAEDRELFRVAMAEIGLECPKAEIARTFEQALETQAKVGFPTVIRPSFTLGGSGGGIAYNREEFEEIVKRGLELSPTSEVLVEESVLGWKEFEMEVVRDTADNCIIVCSIENLDPMGVHTGDSITVAPAQTLTDKEYQRLRDASIAVLRKIGVDTGGSNVQFGINAEDGRVVVIEMNPRVSRSSALASKATGFPIAKVAAKLAIGYTLDELKNDITGGLTPASFEPSIDYVVTKIPRFAFEKFPAADARLTTQMKSVGEVMAIGRSFHESLQKALRGLEIGKTGLNPTGLDIGTEDGLAVLKRELREPRPDRVFHLADAFRAGLSLEEVFNLSRVDPWFLAAFEDIVLTEAEVIAQGITALDEPRLRELKRLGFADARIAELLNTDEAAVRHLRHTLGVRPVYKRVDSCAAEFATSTAYMYSTYEEECEAEPTSRDKIIVLGGGPNRIGQGIEFDYCCVHASLALREDGYETIMVNCNPETVSTDYDTSDRLYFEPLTLEDVLEIVHVEKPKGVIVQYGGQTPLKLARALEAAGVPIIGTSPDSIDLAEDRERFQQMIEKIGLKQPPNRTARNADEALALAREIGYPLVVRPSYVLGGRAMEVVHDDADLSRYIRDAVKVSNDSPVLLDRFLDHAVEVDVDVIADAEGTVLIGGIMEHIEEAGVHSGDSSCSLPPYSLSTEIQDEMRRQVSAMAKELKVIGLMNTQFAIQGDTVYILEVNPRASRTVPFVSKATGVPLAKVAARVMAGRSLVSLGATREVIPSYYSVKEAIFPFLKFQNVDPILGPEMRSTGEVMGVGRSFGAAFARGHEAAGIRTLTVGKAFLSVRDSDKDRLLTVAKEIIGRGFTLVATSGTASYLAEHGVACERVNKVLEGRPHIVDLIKNGEIAYIVNTTEGKQAIADSFSIRREALQHRVTYSTTVAGARALVHSLDFHSDGEVHSLQELHKELGA; translated from the coding sequence ATGCCTAAGCGCACCGATATCAAGAGCGTCCTCATCATCGGTGCCGGTCCGATCGTGATCGGCCAGGCCTGCGAGTTCGACTATTCCGGCGCGCAGGCATGCAAGGCGCTGAAGGAAGAGGGCTACCGGGTGATCCTGGTGAACTCCAATCCCGCCACGATCATGACCGACCCGGAAACCGCCGACGCGGTCTACATCGAACCGATCAACTGGCAGACGGTGGAGCGCATCATCGCCAAGGAGCGCCCGGATGCGGTGCTGCCCACGATGGGCGGGCAGACCGGCCTGAACTGCGCGCTCGACCTGGCCGACAACGGCGTGCTGGAGAAGTACAACGTCGAACTGATCGGTGCGAAGCGCGAAGCGATCCGCATGGCCGAGGACCGCGAGCTGTTCCGCGTGGCCATGGCGGAGATCGGGCTGGAATGCCCGAAGGCCGAGATCGCGCGCACCTTCGAGCAGGCGCTGGAAACCCAGGCCAAGGTCGGTTTCCCCACCGTGATCCGGCCCAGCTTCACCTTGGGCGGCTCCGGCGGCGGCATCGCGTACAACCGCGAGGAGTTCGAGGAAATCGTCAAGCGCGGCCTGGAGCTTTCGCCGACCAGCGAAGTGCTGGTCGAGGAATCCGTGCTGGGCTGGAAGGAATTCGAGATGGAAGTGGTCCGCGACACCGCGGACAACTGCATCATCGTCTGCTCGATCGAGAACCTGGACCCGATGGGCGTGCACACCGGCGACTCGATCACCGTGGCACCGGCGCAGACGCTCACCGACAAGGAATACCAGCGCCTGCGCGACGCCTCGATCGCCGTGCTGCGCAAGATCGGCGTGGACACCGGCGGTTCCAACGTGCAGTTCGGCATCAATGCCGAGGACGGCCGCGTGGTGGTCATCGAGATGAACCCGCGGGTGTCGCGATCGTCCGCGCTGGCGTCGAAAGCCACCGGCTTTCCGATCGCCAAGGTCGCCGCGAAGCTCGCCATCGGCTACACCCTGGACGAGTTGAAGAACGACATCACCGGCGGCCTGACCCCGGCCTCGTTCGAGCCGTCGATCGACTACGTGGTCACCAAGATCCCGCGTTTCGCCTTCGAGAAATTCCCGGCCGCCGACGCGCGCCTGACCACCCAGATGAAGTCGGTGGGCGAGGTGATGGCGATCGGCCGCAGCTTCCACGAATCGCTGCAGAAGGCCTTGCGCGGACTGGAGATCGGCAAGACCGGCCTCAATCCGACCGGCCTCGACATCGGTACCGAGGACGGCCTGGCCGTGCTCAAGCGCGAGCTGCGCGAGCCGCGCCCCGACCGCGTATTCCATCTGGCCGACGCGTTCCGTGCCGGCCTGTCGCTGGAGGAAGTGTTCAACCTCAGCCGGGTCGACCCGTGGTTCCTCGCCGCGTTCGAGGACATCGTGCTGACCGAAGCCGAAGTCATTGCGCAGGGCATCACCGCACTCGATGAACCGCGTCTGCGCGAGCTCAAGCGGCTGGGCTTTGCCGATGCACGCATCGCCGAACTGCTGAACACCGACGAAGCCGCCGTGCGCCACCTGCGCCATACGCTGGGCGTGCGCCCGGTCTACAAGCGGGTGGATTCCTGCGCGGCCGAGTTCGCCACCAGCACCGCGTACATGTATTCCACCTACGAGGAAGAATGCGAAGCCGAGCCGACCAGCCGCGACAAGATCATCGTGCTGGGCGGCGGCCCGAACCGGATCGGGCAGGGCATCGAGTTCGACTACTGCTGCGTGCATGCCTCGCTGGCGCTGCGCGAGGATGGCTATGAAACCATCATGGTCAACTGCAACCCGGAAACCGTGTCGACCGACTACGACACGTCCGACCGGTTGTACTTCGAGCCGCTGACGCTGGAAGACGTGCTGGAAATCGTCCATGTCGAGAAGCCGAAGGGCGTGATCGTGCAGTACGGCGGGCAGACCCCGCTGAAACTGGCGCGTGCGCTGGAAGCCGCTGGCGTGCCGATCATCGGCACCAGCCCGGATTCGATCGACCTGGCCGAGGATCGCGAGCGCTTCCAGCAGATGATCGAGAAGATCGGCCTGAAGCAGCCGCCGAACCGCACCGCCCGCAACGCCGACGAAGCGTTGGCGCTGGCCCGCGAGATCGGCTATCCGCTGGTGGTGCGTCCCAGTTACGTGCTCGGCGGTCGCGCCATGGAAGTGGTGCACGACGACGCCGACCTGTCGCGCTACATCCGCGACGCGGTGAAGGTGTCGAACGATTCGCCGGTGCTGCTGGACCGCTTCCTCGACCATGCGGTGGAAGTCGACGTGGACGTGATCGCGGACGCCGAGGGCACCGTGCTGATCGGCGGCATCATGGAGCACATCGAGGAGGCCGGCGTGCATTCGGGCGACTCGTCCTGCTCGCTGCCGCCGTACTCGCTGAGTACCGAGATCCAGGACGAAATGCGCCGCCAGGTCAGCGCGATGGCGAAGGAGCTCAAGGTCATCGGCCTGATGAACACCCAGTTCGCGATCCAGGGCGACACGGTCTACATCCTGGAAGTGAACCCGCGTGCCTCGCGCACCGTGCCCTTCGTGTCCAAGGCCACCGGCGTGCCGCTGGCCAAGGTCGCCGCGCGGGTGATGGCGGGTCGTTCGCTGGTGAGCCTCGGCGCCACGCGCGAGGTGATTCCGTCGTACTACTCGGTGAAGGAGGCGATCTTCCCGTTCCTGAAATTCCAGAACGTGGATCCGATCCTGGGTCCGGAGATGCGCTCCACCGGCGAGGTCATGGGCGTGGGGCGCAGCTTTGGTGCCGCGTTCGCCCGTGGCCATGAGGCGGCGGGAATCCGGACGCTTACCGTGGGCAAGGCGTTTCTGTCGGTGCGCGACAGCGACAAGGATCGCCTGCTGACCGTGGCGAAGGAAATCATCGGGCGCGGTTTCACCCTGGTGGCGACGTCGGGTACGGCCAGCTACCTGGCCGAGCATGGCGTGGCCTGCGAACGGGTCAACAAGGTGCTCGAAGGGCGGCCGCACATCGTCGACCTGATCAAGAACGGCGAGATCGCGTACATCGTCAACACTACCGAGGGCAAGCAGGCGATCGCCGACTCGTTCTCGATCCGGCGCGAGGCCCTGCAGCATCGCGTCACCTATTCCACGACCGTGGCAGGCGCCCGTGCGCTGGTCCATTCGCTTGATTTCCACAGCGATGGCGAGGTGCACAGCCTGCAGGAACTGCACAAGGAGCTCGGCGCATGA
- the dapB gene encoding 4-hydroxy-tetrahydrodipicolinate reductase, with the protein MTRPVRLAINGASGRMGRALLDLVGKDPRFALVHAVVAPGSPHDGQLVAPLTDSVLRHAHDWAQAPAIDAVIDFSSPAALSSALEHCLTRGIALVSGTTGLDAALEARLADAGQHIALLRAANFSLGVAVLTRLLREAAAALPLWDLEIVEAHHGRKQDAPSGTALALGHAAAAARRTTLEATAVYSREGQTGARGEGSIGFAVVRGGDIVGEHSAMLIGQGERLELVHRATDRSIFARGALQAAHWLVGRSAGHWQLEDVIATQR; encoded by the coding sequence ATGACCCGACCCGTCCGTCTTGCCATCAACGGCGCCTCCGGCCGCATGGGTCGTGCCCTGCTGGATCTTGTCGGCAAGGATCCCCGCTTCGCGCTCGTCCACGCAGTGGTGGCCCCGGGTTCTCCGCACGATGGCCAGCTGGTGGCGCCGCTCACCGACAGCGTCCTGCGCCATGCGCACGACTGGGCGCAGGCGCCGGCGATCGATGCGGTCATCGACTTCAGCAGCCCGGCGGCCCTGTCATCGGCGCTCGAGCACTGCCTGACGCGCGGTATCGCGCTGGTCAGCGGCACCACCGGCCTCGACGCCGCGCTGGAAGCACGCCTCGCCGATGCCGGCCAGCACATTGCCCTCCTGCGCGCGGCCAATTTCAGCCTGGGCGTGGCGGTGCTGACGCGACTGCTGCGCGAAGCCGCTGCCGCGTTGCCGTTGTGGGACCTGGAAATCGTCGAAGCACATCATGGCCGCAAGCAGGATGCCCCGTCGGGCACCGCCCTGGCGCTCGGCCACGCCGCCGCCGCCGCGCGCCGGACCACGCTGGAGGCGACGGCGGTGTACAGCCGCGAGGGCCAGACCGGTGCACGGGGCGAGGGCAGCATCGGCTTTGCCGTGGTGCGCGGCGGCGATATCGTCGGTGAGCATTCCGCGATGCTGATCGGGCAGGGCGAGCGGCTGGAACTGGTTCACCGTGCCACCGATCGTTCGATCTTTGCGCGCGGTGCCTTGCAGGCGGCGCACTGGCTGGTCGGCCGTAGCGCCGGGCACTGGCAGCTCGAGGATGTCATCGCGACGCAGCGGTGA
- a CDS encoding radical SAM protein, which produces MGAKVRPYLFYDSAVSICTTCLRRVEAKILIKDERVYLEKWCPHHGRERVLIADDAAYYRQCRELYIKPPELPQRFNTPQHYGCPYDCGLCPEHMQHSCLTLVEITDHCNLRCPICYADSGPHRPGFRGLATVERMLDAVVANEGEPDVVQISGGEPTLHPDFFAILDAARARPIRHLMVNTNGLRIAKEPEFAARLAEYQPGFELYLQFDSLRDEVHKELRGAKLRDVRLKALEHLNRHDISTTLVVTVKKGLNDGELGEIIDFALTQPCVRGVTFQPIQAAGRLEGYDPEHNRLTLSEVRRRILEQSPLFQPDDLIPVPCNPDCLAMAYALKMGGQVVPLTRFVSPETLVSKGRNTIVVERDEELRAHVFELFATNHSPESQACSLADLLCCLPQVQAPSDLGYRNVFRVLIMQFIDAHGFDLRAVKKSCVHIAQPDGKIIPFDTFNLFYRDDKAATLTKLRREIEQGRAIEETPHE; this is translated from the coding sequence ATGGGAGCCAAGGTAAGGCCATATCTCTTCTACGACAGCGCGGTGTCGATCTGCACGACCTGCCTGCGCCGGGTCGAGGCGAAGATCCTGATCAAGGATGAACGCGTCTACCTGGAAAAATGGTGTCCGCACCACGGCCGCGAGCGCGTGCTGATCGCCGACGACGCGGCGTACTACCGCCAGTGCCGCGAGCTGTACATCAAGCCGCCGGAGCTACCGCAGCGCTTCAACACGCCCCAGCACTACGGCTGCCCGTACGACTGCGGCCTGTGCCCGGAGCACATGCAGCACTCCTGCCTGACCCTGGTCGAGATCACCGACCACTGCAACCTGCGCTGCCCGATCTGCTACGCCGACAGCGGCCCGCACCGCCCCGGCTTCCGCGGTCTGGCCACGGTGGAACGCATGCTCGATGCGGTGGTGGCCAACGAGGGCGAGCCCGACGTGGTGCAGATATCCGGCGGCGAACCGACCCTGCATCCGGATTTCTTCGCGATCCTCGATGCCGCCAGGGCGCGTCCGATCCGGCATCTGATGGTCAACACCAACGGCCTGCGCATCGCGAAGGAACCGGAGTTCGCCGCGCGGCTGGCCGAATACCAGCCCGGCTTCGAGCTGTACCTGCAGTTCGATTCCCTGCGGGACGAGGTGCACAAGGAGTTGCGCGGCGCGAAGCTGCGCGACGTGCGGCTGAAGGCGCTGGAGCACCTGAACCGGCACGACATTTCGACCACGCTTGTCGTCACCGTGAAGAAGGGCCTCAACGATGGCGAGCTGGGCGAGATCATCGACTTCGCGCTGACCCAGCCGTGCGTGCGCGGCGTAACGTTCCAGCCGATCCAGGCCGCCGGCCGTCTGGAAGGCTACGATCCCGAACACAACCGGCTGACCCTGAGCGAAGTGCGCCGGCGCATCCTCGAACAAAGTCCGCTGTTCCAGCCCGACGACCTGATTCCGGTGCCATGCAACCCGGACTGCCTGGCGATGGCCTATGCACTGAAGATGGGTGGCCAGGTCGTGCCGCTGACCCGCTTCGTCTCGCCGGAAACCCTGGTCAGCAAGGGCCGCAACACGATCGTGGTGGAGCGTGACGAGGAACTGCGCGCCCACGTGTTCGAGCTGTTCGCCACCAACCATTCACCCGAATCGCAGGCCTGCTCGCTGGCCGACCTGCTGTGCTGCCTGCCGCAGGTGCAGGCGCCGTCCGACCTCGGCTACCGCAACGTGTTCCGCGTGCTGATCATGCAGTTCATCGACGCCCACGGCTTCGACCTGCGCGCGGTGAAGAAATCCTGCGTGCACATCGCCCAGCCCGATGGAAAGATCATTCCGTTCGATACTTTCAACCTGTTCTATCGCGACGACAAGGCTGCCACGTTGACGAAGTTGCGCCGCGAGATCGAACAGGGCCGCGCCATCGAGGAAACACCCCATGAGTGA
- the dnaJ gene encoding molecular chaperone DnaJ, with protein sequence MSKRDYYEVLGVERSVSEVELKKSFRRLAMKYHPDRCPDDPAAQDKFKEAKEAYEVLSDTQKRAMYDQHGHAAFEHGMGGRGGAGFGDVGDIFGDIFGDIFGRAGGGRGRPRRGADLRYIMELDLEEAVFGVSRQIEIPSQVNCHHCNGSGSEDGKVSKCKTCHGHGQVRMQNGIFSIQQACPHCGGSGQTIEKPCKKCHGEGRIEETRTLSVQIPEGVDNGDRIRLTGQGEAGPSGTPAGDLYVEVQVREHAIFQREGNDLYCELPIRFSQAALGAELPVPTLDGEVPISIPSETQTGTQFRLRGRGVKSVRSSRHGDLICRVVVETPVRLTKQQRELLESLEATFDGSEASKHTPRANGWVDGVKKFWSKVTA encoded by the coding sequence ATGAGCAAACGTGATTACTACGAAGTGCTGGGCGTGGAGCGCAGCGTCAGCGAAGTCGAGCTGAAGAAATCCTTTCGCCGACTGGCGATGAAATACCACCCGGATCGCTGCCCGGACGATCCCGCGGCGCAGGACAAGTTCAAGGAGGCCAAGGAGGCCTACGAGGTGCTGTCCGACACCCAGAAACGCGCAATGTACGACCAGCACGGTCATGCCGCGTTCGAGCACGGCATGGGCGGCCGAGGCGGCGCGGGTTTCGGCGACGTGGGCGACATCTTCGGCGACATCTTCGGCGACATCTTCGGTCGTGCCGGCGGCGGGCGCGGGCGTCCGCGTCGCGGTGCCGACCTGCGCTACATCATGGAACTGGACCTGGAAGAGGCCGTGTTCGGCGTCAGCCGGCAAATCGAGATACCCAGCCAGGTCAACTGCCACCACTGCAACGGCAGCGGCTCGGAAGATGGCAAGGTCAGCAAGTGCAAGACCTGCCACGGCCACGGCCAGGTGCGCATGCAGAACGGCATTTTCTCGATCCAGCAGGCGTGCCCGCATTGCGGTGGCAGCGGCCAGACCATCGAGAAACCCTGCAAGAAATGCCATGGCGAAGGCCGCATCGAGGAGACCCGCACGCTATCGGTGCAGATTCCCGAGGGCGTCGACAACGGCGATCGCATCCGCCTGACCGGGCAGGGCGAGGCCGGCCCGTCCGGTACACCGGCCGGCGATCTGTACGTGGAAGTGCAGGTGCGCGAACACGCGATTTTCCAGCGCGAGGGCAACGACCTTTATTGCGAGCTGCCGATCCGCTTCTCGCAGGCGGCCCTGGGCGCCGAACTTCCCGTGCCGACCCTGGATGGCGAGGTGCCGATCAGCATCCCGTCGGAAACCCAGACCGGAACGCAATTCCGCCTGCGCGGTCGCGGCGTCAAGTCGGTGCGCAGCAGCCGGCATGGCGACCTGATCTGCCGGGTCGTGGTGGAGACGCCGGTGCGCCTGACCAAGCAGCAGCGCGAGTTGCTGGAATCGCTGGAGGCCACCTTCGACGGCAGCGAGGCCAGCAAGCACACGCCGCGCGCCAACGGTTGGGTCGACGGCGTGAAGAAATTCTGGTCGAAAGTCACCGCGTGA